The Syngnathus scovelli strain Florida chromosome 18, RoL_Ssco_1.2, whole genome shotgun sequence genome contains a region encoding:
- the mtfr1 gene encoding mitochondrial fission regulator 1 isoform X4, which produces MNKHYEHIEMDLTFGSAKPYGSSRSIVRRIASNLPLKPCPRVHFQLYPFDEDAGVLSMRKEHVVASLADISWINQEDEDDEDDDREQQEDNVRPCSRAPRGLAFRTRPPRPRRTRLVRRRSLPSLHQGPSDPQGPAAANDEAIQKISALETELAKLRAQIAQIVLAQEKSAHTDASTWTSPCPPTPCGSGPPPPPPPPPPPPPLPPPGLQRTFSAIDLIKERRGKKTQGQTELKPHAELPSMLDVLKDMNKVKLRSVKSRPVEKSDKLKEPVDAAALIAQALKRKFAHTYPQSPRNHKVDQVKHPTESSLFGQHMLRSTGKLKFV; this is translated from the exons ATGAATAAACACTATGAACACATCGAAATGGATCTG ACTTTTGGATCAGCCAAACCCTACGGGTCCTCGAGGAGTATCGTGAGGAGGATAGCGAGCAACCTCCCGCTCAAACCGTGCCCGAGGGTTCACTTTCAG CTGTATCCATTCGACGAGGATGCAGGCGTCCTCAGTATGAGGAAGGAGCATGTCGTGGCCTCACTCGCCGACATCTCCTGGATCAACCAggaggatgaagatgatgaagatgacgacAGGGAGCAGCAGGAAGATAATGTCAGACCTTG TTCAAGGGCTCCCCGGGGTCTGGCATTCCGGACCCGCCCACCTCGGCCCCGGAGAACCCGCCTGGTTCGGCGGCGCTCACTGCCCAGCCTCCACCAGGGTCCTTCGGACCCCCAGGGTCCGGCCGCGGCTAACGACGAGGCCATCCAAAAGATCAGCGCGCTGGAAACGGAACTGGCAAAGTTGCGAGCACAAATAGCCCAGATCGTACTGGCCCAGGAGAAAAGCGCCCATACAG ATGCATCCACCTGGACAAGTCCTTGCCCGCCCACCCCTTGTGGCAGTGGGCCTCCCCCACCACCTCCTCCgccaccgcctcctcctccacttCCTCCTCCGGGACTACAGCGCACCTTTTCCGCCATTGACCTGATCAAGGAGAGGCGCGGCAAAAAGACGCAAGGCCAGACGGAGCTCAAGCCGCACGCCGAACTCCCGAGCATGCTGGATGTCCTCAAGGACATGAACAAAGTCAAGCTGAGATCCGTCAAAAG TCGGCCGGTGGAGAAGAGCGACAAGCTGAAGGAGCCGGTGGACGCCGCGGCGCTCATCGCACAGGCTCTCAAGAGGAAGTTTGCGCACACGTACCCGCAATCACCACGCAACCACAAAGTGGATCAAGTCAAACATCCTACGGAGAGCTCTCTG tttgGTCAGCACATGTTGAGATCAACCGGGAAGCTTAAATTTGTCTAA
- the armc1 gene encoding armadillo repeat-containing protein 1, giving the protein MSAELDALAVVNQLRDLAADPLNRRAIVEDEGCLPGLILFLDHPNPQVVYSALLAVRYLAECRANREKMKGELGMMLSLQNVMQKSTSPGETKLLASEIYEIFQSAGKEEAEQAEAAAASCRRKAQFFLGSNNKRAKTVVLHIDGLDDSTRRSLCEEALLKIRGVISFTFQMAVKRCVVRIRSDLKADALGTAINSTKVMKAQQVLRTDDGGELIMPFQEEGEGASVVEENTDIPDYLPEEESPSQDPDKAVTRMGSVADGMGWLNTAANFLTRSFYW; this is encoded by the exons ATGAGTGCGGAGTTGGATGCGCTGGCGGTGGTGAACCAGCTGCGGGACCTCGCCGCAGACCCCCTCAACCGCAGGGCCATCGTAGAGGATGAGGGATGTTTACCGGGGCTCATCCTTTTCCTAGACCACCCGAACCCGCAGGTGGTCTACTCTGCATTGTTG GCTGTGCGCTACCTGGCAGAATGTCGAGCAAACCGGGAGAAGATGAAGGGCGAGCTGGGCATGATGCTGAGTTTGCAGAATGTCATGCAGAA GAGCACGTCGCCCGGTGAAACCAAACTGCTGGCCTCGGAGATCTACGAGATCTTCCAGTCGGCCGGTAAAGAGGAAGCAGAGCAGGCGGAGGCGGCGGCCGCCTCATGCCGACGGAAGGCTCAGTTCTTCCTGGGCTCCAACAATAAGAGGGCCAAGACGGTCGTGCTGCACATTGACGGCCTGGACGACTCG ACTCGCAGGAGCTTATGCGAGGAGGCCTTGCTGAAGATCCGAGGGGTCATCAGCTTTACTTTCCAGATGGCCGTCAAGAGATGCGTTGTCAGGATCCGCTCTGACCTTAAAGCTGAC GCGTTGGGTACAGCCATCAACTCCACGAAAGTGATGAAAGCCCAACAGGTGTTGAGGACGGACGACGGAGGGGAG CTGATCATGCCGTTCCAGGAGGAAGGCGAGGGCGCGTCGGTGGTGGAGGAGAACACGGACATTCCGGACTACCTGCCCGAGGAGGAGAGTCCGTCGCAGGATCCGGACAAGGCGGTGACGCGGATGGGATCTGTCGCGGACGGAATGGGCTGGCTCAACACCGCCGCCAACTTCCTGACTCGCTCCTTCTATTGGTGA
- the mtfr1 gene encoding mitochondrial fission regulator 1 isoform X1, with translation MNKHYEHIEMDLTFGSAKPYGSSRSIVRRIASNLPLKPCPRVHFQLYPFDEDAGVLSMRKEHVVASLADISWINQEDEDDEDDDREQQEDNVRPCSSRAPRGLAFRTRPPRPRRTRLVRRRSLPSLHQGPSDPQGPAAANDEAIQKISALETELAKLRAQIAQIVLAQEKSAHTDASTWTSPCPPTPCGSGPPPPPPPPPPPPPLPPPGLQRTFSAIDLIKERRGKKTQGQTELKPHAELPSMLDVLKDMNKVKLRSVKSSRPVEKSDKLKEPVDAAALIAQALKRKFAHTYPQSPRNHKVDQVKHPTESSLFGQHMLRSTGKLKFV, from the exons ATGAATAAACACTATGAACACATCGAAATGGATCTG ACTTTTGGATCAGCCAAACCCTACGGGTCCTCGAGGAGTATCGTGAGGAGGATAGCGAGCAACCTCCCGCTCAAACCGTGCCCGAGGGTTCACTTTCAG CTGTATCCATTCGACGAGGATGCAGGCGTCCTCAGTATGAGGAAGGAGCATGTCGTGGCCTCACTCGCCGACATCTCCTGGATCAACCAggaggatgaagatgatgaagatgacgacAGGGAGCAGCAGGAAGATAATGTCAGACCTTG CAGTTCAAGGGCTCCCCGGGGTCTGGCATTCCGGACCCGCCCACCTCGGCCCCGGAGAACCCGCCTGGTTCGGCGGCGCTCACTGCCCAGCCTCCACCAGGGTCCTTCGGACCCCCAGGGTCCGGCCGCGGCTAACGACGAGGCCATCCAAAAGATCAGCGCGCTGGAAACGGAACTGGCAAAGTTGCGAGCACAAATAGCCCAGATCGTACTGGCCCAGGAGAAAAGCGCCCATACAG ATGCATCCACCTGGACAAGTCCTTGCCCGCCCACCCCTTGTGGCAGTGGGCCTCCCCCACCACCTCCTCCgccaccgcctcctcctccacttCCTCCTCCGGGACTACAGCGCACCTTTTCCGCCATTGACCTGATCAAGGAGAGGCGCGGCAAAAAGACGCAAGGCCAGACGGAGCTCAAGCCGCACGCCGAACTCCCGAGCATGCTGGATGTCCTCAAGGACATGAACAAAGTCAAGCTGAGATCCGTCAAAAG cAGTCGGCCGGTGGAGAAGAGCGACAAGCTGAAGGAGCCGGTGGACGCCGCGGCGCTCATCGCACAGGCTCTCAAGAGGAAGTTTGCGCACACGTACCCGCAATCACCACGCAACCACAAAGTGGATCAAGTCAAACATCCTACGGAGAGCTCTCTG tttgGTCAGCACATGTTGAGATCAACCGGGAAGCTTAAATTTGTCTAA
- the mtfr1 gene encoding mitochondrial fission regulator 1 isoform X2 has protein sequence MNKHYEHIEMDLTFGSAKPYGSSRSIVRRIASNLPLKPCPRVHFQLYPFDEDAGVLSMRKEHVVASLADISWINQEDEDDEDDDREQQEDNVRPCSSRAPRGLAFRTRPPRPRRTRLVRRRSLPSLHQGPSDPQGPAAANDEAIQKISALETELAKLRAQIAQIVLAQEKSAHTDASTWTSPCPPTPCGSGPPPPPPPPPPPPPLPPPGLQRTFSAIDLIKERRGKKTQGQTELKPHAELPSMLDVLKDMNKVKLRSVKSRPVEKSDKLKEPVDAAALIAQALKRKFAHTYPQSPRNHKVDQVKHPTESSLFGQHMLRSTGKLKFV, from the exons ATGAATAAACACTATGAACACATCGAAATGGATCTG ACTTTTGGATCAGCCAAACCCTACGGGTCCTCGAGGAGTATCGTGAGGAGGATAGCGAGCAACCTCCCGCTCAAACCGTGCCCGAGGGTTCACTTTCAG CTGTATCCATTCGACGAGGATGCAGGCGTCCTCAGTATGAGGAAGGAGCATGTCGTGGCCTCACTCGCCGACATCTCCTGGATCAACCAggaggatgaagatgatgaagatgacgacAGGGAGCAGCAGGAAGATAATGTCAGACCTTG CAGTTCAAGGGCTCCCCGGGGTCTGGCATTCCGGACCCGCCCACCTCGGCCCCGGAGAACCCGCCTGGTTCGGCGGCGCTCACTGCCCAGCCTCCACCAGGGTCCTTCGGACCCCCAGGGTCCGGCCGCGGCTAACGACGAGGCCATCCAAAAGATCAGCGCGCTGGAAACGGAACTGGCAAAGTTGCGAGCACAAATAGCCCAGATCGTACTGGCCCAGGAGAAAAGCGCCCATACAG ATGCATCCACCTGGACAAGTCCTTGCCCGCCCACCCCTTGTGGCAGTGGGCCTCCCCCACCACCTCCTCCgccaccgcctcctcctccacttCCTCCTCCGGGACTACAGCGCACCTTTTCCGCCATTGACCTGATCAAGGAGAGGCGCGGCAAAAAGACGCAAGGCCAGACGGAGCTCAAGCCGCACGCCGAACTCCCGAGCATGCTGGATGTCCTCAAGGACATGAACAAAGTCAAGCTGAGATCCGTCAAAAG TCGGCCGGTGGAGAAGAGCGACAAGCTGAAGGAGCCGGTGGACGCCGCGGCGCTCATCGCACAGGCTCTCAAGAGGAAGTTTGCGCACACGTACCCGCAATCACCACGCAACCACAAAGTGGATCAAGTCAAACATCCTACGGAGAGCTCTCTG tttgGTCAGCACATGTTGAGATCAACCGGGAAGCTTAAATTTGTCTAA
- the mtfr1 gene encoding mitochondrial fission regulator 1 isoform X3: MNKHYEHIEMDLTFGSAKPYGSSRSIVRRIASNLPLKPCPRVHFQLYPFDEDAGVLSMRKEHVVASLADISWINQEDEDDEDDDREQQEDNVRPCSRAPRGLAFRTRPPRPRRTRLVRRRSLPSLHQGPSDPQGPAAANDEAIQKISALETELAKLRAQIAQIVLAQEKSAHTDASTWTSPCPPTPCGSGPPPPPPPPPPPPPLPPPGLQRTFSAIDLIKERRGKKTQGQTELKPHAELPSMLDVLKDMNKVKLRSVKSSRPVEKSDKLKEPVDAAALIAQALKRKFAHTYPQSPRNHKVDQVKHPTESSLFGQHMLRSTGKLKFV; the protein is encoded by the exons ATGAATAAACACTATGAACACATCGAAATGGATCTG ACTTTTGGATCAGCCAAACCCTACGGGTCCTCGAGGAGTATCGTGAGGAGGATAGCGAGCAACCTCCCGCTCAAACCGTGCCCGAGGGTTCACTTTCAG CTGTATCCATTCGACGAGGATGCAGGCGTCCTCAGTATGAGGAAGGAGCATGTCGTGGCCTCACTCGCCGACATCTCCTGGATCAACCAggaggatgaagatgatgaagatgacgacAGGGAGCAGCAGGAAGATAATGTCAGACCTTG TTCAAGGGCTCCCCGGGGTCTGGCATTCCGGACCCGCCCACCTCGGCCCCGGAGAACCCGCCTGGTTCGGCGGCGCTCACTGCCCAGCCTCCACCAGGGTCCTTCGGACCCCCAGGGTCCGGCCGCGGCTAACGACGAGGCCATCCAAAAGATCAGCGCGCTGGAAACGGAACTGGCAAAGTTGCGAGCACAAATAGCCCAGATCGTACTGGCCCAGGAGAAAAGCGCCCATACAG ATGCATCCACCTGGACAAGTCCTTGCCCGCCCACCCCTTGTGGCAGTGGGCCTCCCCCACCACCTCCTCCgccaccgcctcctcctccacttCCTCCTCCGGGACTACAGCGCACCTTTTCCGCCATTGACCTGATCAAGGAGAGGCGCGGCAAAAAGACGCAAGGCCAGACGGAGCTCAAGCCGCACGCCGAACTCCCGAGCATGCTGGATGTCCTCAAGGACATGAACAAAGTCAAGCTGAGATCCGTCAAAAG cAGTCGGCCGGTGGAGAAGAGCGACAAGCTGAAGGAGCCGGTGGACGCCGCGGCGCTCATCGCACAGGCTCTCAAGAGGAAGTTTGCGCACACGTACCCGCAATCACCACGCAACCACAAAGTGGATCAAGTCAAACATCCTACGGAGAGCTCTCTG tttgGTCAGCACATGTTGAGATCAACCGGGAAGCTTAAATTTGTCTAA
- the mtfr1 gene encoding mitochondrial fission regulator 1 isoform X5 translates to MRNTLYPFDEDAGVLSMRKEHVVASLADISWINQEDEDDEDDDREQQEDNVRPCSSRAPRGLAFRTRPPRPRRTRLVRRRSLPSLHQGPSDPQGPAAANDEAIQKISALETELAKLRAQIAQIVLAQEKSAHTDASTWTSPCPPTPCGSGPPPPPPPPPPPPPLPPPGLQRTFSAIDLIKERRGKKTQGQTELKPHAELPSMLDVLKDMNKVKLRSVKSSRPVEKSDKLKEPVDAAALIAQALKRKFAHTYPQSPRNHKVDQVKHPTESSLFGQHMLRSTGKLKFV, encoded by the exons ATGCGGAATACA CTGTATCCATTCGACGAGGATGCAGGCGTCCTCAGTATGAGGAAGGAGCATGTCGTGGCCTCACTCGCCGACATCTCCTGGATCAACCAggaggatgaagatgatgaagatgacgacAGGGAGCAGCAGGAAGATAATGTCAGACCTTG CAGTTCAAGGGCTCCCCGGGGTCTGGCATTCCGGACCCGCCCACCTCGGCCCCGGAGAACCCGCCTGGTTCGGCGGCGCTCACTGCCCAGCCTCCACCAGGGTCCTTCGGACCCCCAGGGTCCGGCCGCGGCTAACGACGAGGCCATCCAAAAGATCAGCGCGCTGGAAACGGAACTGGCAAAGTTGCGAGCACAAATAGCCCAGATCGTACTGGCCCAGGAGAAAAGCGCCCATACAG ATGCATCCACCTGGACAAGTCCTTGCCCGCCCACCCCTTGTGGCAGTGGGCCTCCCCCACCACCTCCTCCgccaccgcctcctcctccacttCCTCCTCCGGGACTACAGCGCACCTTTTCCGCCATTGACCTGATCAAGGAGAGGCGCGGCAAAAAGACGCAAGGCCAGACGGAGCTCAAGCCGCACGCCGAACTCCCGAGCATGCTGGATGTCCTCAAGGACATGAACAAAGTCAAGCTGAGATCCGTCAAAAG cAGTCGGCCGGTGGAGAAGAGCGACAAGCTGAAGGAGCCGGTGGACGCCGCGGCGCTCATCGCACAGGCTCTCAAGAGGAAGTTTGCGCACACGTACCCGCAATCACCACGCAACCACAAAGTGGATCAAGTCAAACATCCTACGGAGAGCTCTCTG tttgGTCAGCACATGTTGAGATCAACCGGGAAGCTTAAATTTGTCTAA